In Oncorhynchus nerka isolate Pitt River linkage group LG26, Oner_Uvic_2.0, whole genome shotgun sequence, one DNA window encodes the following:
- the LOC115121340 gene encoding immunoglobulin lambda-1 light chain-like isoform X3, whose amino-acid sequence MLGTLCTLFTALTCVHGVIVLTQKPSVQSKTTGEEVTMDCNIGRFDRNYVHWYKQVPGGVPQYVLSFIYGDSSSEYYGPGFSSSRFNSESTSDLDYQFIIKQVEAGDSAVYYCQTYDDSAEEFVFGPGTKLIVTDSTLPPPVLTILPPSSDELKSSKVTLVCLASQMAMGYADVSWTAGGNPVTGGVATSGPVPADKTFQLSSCLTVDTSEWNQDKVFSCKVTAGSKFAEKDIKKSECSTE is encoded by the exons ATGCTGGGGACACTCTGCACTCTCTTCACTGCTCTAACAT GTGTTCATGGTGTCATTGTGTTGACCCAGAAGCCATCTGTCCAGAGCAAAACCACAGGAGAGGAGGTCACTATGGACTGTAACATTGGCAGATTTGATAGAAACTATGTCCATTGGTATAAACAGGTTCCTGGTGGGGTTCCTCAGTATGTTCTGAGCTTTATCTACGGTGACAGTTCTTCTGAATATTATGGGCCAGGTTTCTCCTCTAGTCGGTTCAACTCTGAATCCACCTCAGACTTAGATTATCAGTTCATCATTAAACAGGTAGAGGCAGGAGACTCagcagtgtattactgtcagaCATATGATGATTCTGCTGAAGAGTTCGTAT TCGGACCAGGAACCAAGCTCATTGTTACTG ACTCTACCCTCCCTCCGCCTGTCTTGACCATCCTCCCTCCGTCCAGCGATGAGTTGAAGTCCAGCAAAGTCACCCTGGTGTGTCTGGCCAGTCAGATGGCCATGGGCTACGCTGATGTCAGCTGGACAGCGGGAGGGAATCCGGTCACCGGCGGCGTCGCTACGAGTGGCCCGGTGCCAGCCGACAAGACGTTTCAACTCAGCAGCTGTCTGACCGTTGACACGTCAGAATGGAACCAGGACAAAGTGTTCTCATGTAAAGTCACCGCGGGATCCAAGTTCGCAGAGAAAGACATCAAGAAGTCTGAATGCAGCACTGAATAG
- the LOC115121340 gene encoding immunoglobulin lambda-1 light chain-like isoform X1: MLGTLCTLITALTYVSCQKAVTQTPSVLTVSTKGTATFHCDITKDESNYVIWYKQVPGGAPQYVLRFHHTHASPDEYGSGFSSDRFTSKATSDKDYQFIISNVEETDSAVYYCQTRNDSPFALVFGPGTKLIVTDSTLPPPVLTILPPSSDELKSSKVTLVCLASQMAMGYADVSWTAGGNPVTGGVATSGPVPADKTFQLSSCLTVDTSEWNQDKVFSCKVTAGSKFAEKDIKKSECSTE, translated from the exons ATGCTGGGGACACTCTGCACTCTCATCACTGCTCTAACAT ATGTCAGTTGCCAGAAAGCAGTGACACAGACACCTTCAGTACTGACTGTCAGTACAAAGGGGACTGCCACTTTTCACTGTGACATCACCAAAGATGAAAGCAACTATGTAATCTGGTATAAACAGGTTCCAGGAGGAGCTCCTCAGTATGTGTTAAGGTTTCACCATACTCACGCCTCCCCTGATGAATATGGATCTGGTTTCTCCTCTGATCGTTTCACATCTAAAGCCACGTCTGATAAGGATTATCAGTTTATAATCAGTAATGTGGAAGAGACAGACTCagcagtgtattactgtcagaCTCGAAATGACTCTCCTTTTGCACTCGTAT TCGGACCAGGAACCAAGCTCATTGTTACTG ACTCTACCCTCCCTCCGCCTGTCTTGACCATCCTCCCTCCGTCCAGCGATGAGTTGAAGTCCAGCAAAGTCACCCTGGTGTGTCTGGCCAGTCAGATGGCCATGGGCTACGCTGATGTCAGCTGGACAGCGGGAGGGAATCCGGTCACCGGCGGCGTCGCTACGAGTGGCCCGGTGCCAGCCGACAAGACGTTTCAACTCAGCAGCTGTCTGACCGTTGACACGTCAGAATGGAACCAGGACAAAGTGTTCTCATGTAAAGTCACCGCGGGATCCAAGTTCGCAGAGAAAGACATCAAGAAGTCTGAATGCAGCACTGAATAG